The genomic segment CTCGTCATCGTCATTCTCCACCTCGCCAACCCCTAAGCGAGCGGCGCGCAATTTCACTTGTTGTCCCGACTCTTCTCCGGAAACGTAAAGGACGGAATCCGTTTGTGCCAGTTGATTGGCCACTTGCAAGAGAAGAGTGGATTTTCCAATTCCCGGTTCGCCACCAATGAGAACCAGGGAGCCATGGACGATGCCACCTCCCAAAACGCGATCGAGTTCTGAATATCCGGAGTTCATGCGCGCGACGGCAGCATCGGAAATTTGATCGAGGGTAATGGCGGCGCGGGGTTTGCCGCCTTGACTTTCCGCGATGGCTCTGCCGCCCTCCTTGCGCCATTGCTGACTTCCGGCCGCGAACCGACTGTTGTTCGAGCTGCTGGCGTTCATTTGCTCGATGAGGGAGTCCCAGCTACCGCAGGCCGAGCATTTGCCAAACCATTGGGAAAATTCGGCACCGCATTGATTGCAAACGTAGAGAGTTCGAGATTTAGCCATGGATGGGGTCGCCGGTTACGAGGTTTGCCAGTCTAAATACCAGTCTAAGTACCAAACGTGCGATCGCCTGCATCTCCGAGTCCGGGTACGATAAACCCACGATCGTTTAGTTCTGGATCGATGCAAGCGGTGTAGATTTTTAGGGCACTGTACTGTTTATTCAGTTTATCCAGAGCTGGAGGAGCGGCGACGACGGAAACGATCCGGATAAATTCGGGATTAATCCCGCGTTTGGTGAGTTCTCCTAATGTATAGATAATGCTGCCGCCAGTGGCCAGCATGGGTTCGGGAATCAGAATTCGGGTTTGCGGCGCAAATTGTTCTGGCAGTTTATTCAGGTAACAATTGGCTTCCAGAGTTTCTTCATCGCGCGCGAGTCCCAGATGGTAAACTTTGGCGAGAGGGAGCAGAGCTTGGGCGCCATCGAGGAGGGCGAGTCCGGCGCGCAGAATGGGAACCACAGCCACGGGGATTTCCGGATTGACCAGAGTTCCCGCACAGGGCGCTAGGGGCGTTTCGATGGTGGTGTCAAAGGTAGGCAGCCAGTCCCGGATTGCTTCGTAGGTGAGCCATCGCCCCAGTTCGGTCATGGCTGTACGAAACAGAGCGCTGGGGGTTTGGCGATCGCGCGATACAGCGAGCCAATGTTGAATGAGGGGATGAGGCGGAACGTGGACGTGCAGTTGAGAGGTCATAAGTTAAGGCGATCGCATCTGCTCAATTCTAGTTTACAATGAGCAGAAGAGGTCGCTATTTTTATTTCTTAATTTTTAACGTTTAATTAAATCGGCTCATGTCTGTTGAATCTTCTTCTCATTTTGATGCGATCGTCATTGGTTCTGGCATTGGGGGCTTGGTTACGGCCACTCAATTAGCCGCGAAAGGGGCGCGAGTTTTGGTGTTAGAGAGTTATTTAATTCCCGGAGGAAGTGCGGGCTATTTCGAGCGCAATGGCTATCGGTTTGATGTGGGCGCTTCGATGATTTTTGGCTTTGGCGATCGCGGAACGACAAATTTATTAACTCGCGCTCTAGAAGCCGTCGATACGAGCATAGAAACGATTCCCGATCCGGTGCAAATTCACTATCATTTGCCGGAGGATCTGGAGCTGAAGGTACATCGCGAGTATGAAGATTTTGTCGGCGAATT from the Roseofilum casamattae BLCC-M143 genome contains:
- the upp gene encoding uracil phosphoribosyltransferase; the protein is MTSQLHVHVPPHPLIQHWLAVSRDRQTPSALFRTAMTELGRWLTYEAIRDWLPTFDTTIETPLAPCAGTLVNPEIPVAVVPILRAGLALLDGAQALLPLAKVYHLGLARDEETLEANCYLNKLPEQFAPQTRILIPEPMLATGGSIIYTLGELTKRGINPEFIRIVSVVAAPPALDKLNKQYSALKIYTACIDPELNDRGFIVPGLGDAGDRTFGT